A genomic window from Punica granatum isolate Tunisia-2019 chromosome 2, ASM765513v2, whole genome shotgun sequence includes:
- the LOC116193648 gene encoding antifungal protein ginkbilobin-like protein yields the protein MDALLRAAIIAIGLLCISNCTKYSAGEADYTLLSKICNGQEFSDMRWINNKHSVLKRLIGITPNAGFNHYEKSSSSDHIVYGHAACNGELLKEDCHLCLLSAYQWLSDDDCPKRTMGAQVHLRECRFRFEIYDFED from the coding sequence ATGGATGCTCTCCTAAGAGCTGCAATAATTGCAATCGGGCTACTTTGTATCTCCAATTGTACCAAATATTCCGCCGGTGAAGCAGATTATACACTGCTGTCCAAAATCTGCAATGGTCAAGAATTTTCGGATATGCGCTGGATTAACAATAAGCACTCTGTCCTGAAGCGATTAATAGGAATCACCCCAAATGCTGGCTTCAATCATTACGAGAAGTCTTCGTCTTCCGACCATATTGTCTATGGCCATGCAGCATGCAACGGAGAACTCTTGAAAGAAGACTGCCATTTGTGCCTACTTAGCGCTTACCAGTGGCTATCCGATGATGACTGTCCCAAACGGACCATGGGGGCTCAAGTTCATCTCCGTGAGTGTAGATTTAGGTttgaaatttatgattttgaGGATTGA
- the LOC116194488 gene encoding E3 ubiquitin-protein ligase ATL42-like: MNQIRHIVSLIPPVFLLIILNLDLLDHRALVRAQLRRYSPSPNDAESNFQPSLAVVIGILTIMFALTFILLIYAKFCHRGRWVRDSYAGNNNNNNAFTRSRRFSGINKTVIESLPFFRFSSLRGSRAGLECAVCLSKFEDIEILRLLPKCKHAFHIDCIDHWLERHSTCPICRHRVSPDDPSIFAYSNSMRLLNSSHSERIQDPNSLEIFIEREEENTNGNGSSSRFNVGIESSFRKLFKGSNNKNSSNDKDEESLINQEEANQKMLHKFKHRIVVSDVVFQNRWSNVSSSDLMFLNSEMLNAFSSDRFSALEPFEGNTNMTADHRVENDRNQIGRIKEEMDRKRLFESKLSSINKTGLISGPSTRPVADTGNQLSPTNGSNIISDVVKRSQSEITAVSRFGDSNIGKSGRYSGGNRKEDRRRQLWLPIARRTVQWFANRERRSRSHQDSPDVNTMRQTPDSIAV; encoded by the coding sequence ATGAACCAAATTAGACATATTGTCTCTCTCATTCCTCCAGTTTTTCTACTGATCATCCTTAATCTCGATTTACTTGATCATCGTGCTCTTGTTCGGGCTCAGCTCAGACGGTATTCTCCGTCGCCGAACGATGCAGAGTCCAACTTCCAACCGAGCTTAGCAGTCGTTATAGGGATTCTCACCATCATGTTCGCCCTCACCTTCATCCTCCTCATCTACGCCAAGTTCTGCCACCGGGGCAGGTGGGTCCGTGATTCCTACGCAGgtaacaacaacaataacaatGCTTTCACGAGGTCCAGGCGGTTTTCGGGGATTAACAAGACCGTGatcgagtcccttcctttctTCCGGTTCTCCTCCCTCCGTGGTTCCCGCGCTGGGCTTGAGTGCGCGGTCTGCCTGTCAAAGTTCGAGGACATAGAGATCCTCCGGCTCCTGCCCAAGTGCAAGCACGCATTTCACATTGACTGCATCGACCATTGGCTTGAGCGGCACTCCACCTGCCCCATCTGCCGCCATCGGGTAAGCCCAGATGACCCAAGCATCTTTGCCTACTCCAATAGCATGCGACTGCTTAACTCGAGCCACTCGGAGAGGATTCAGGATCCAAACAGCCTCGAGATCTTCATTGAACGAGAGGAGGAAAACACGAACGGGAACGGATCTTCATCAAGATTTAACGTCGGGATAGAAAGTAGTTTCCGTAAACTCTTCAAGGGTTCAAACAACAAGAACAGTAGCAATGACAAGGATGAGGAGAGCTTGATCAACCAAGAAGAAGCCAATCAAAAGATGTTGCACAAGTTCAAGCATAGGATTGTTGTGTCTGATGTTGTGTTCCAGAATCGATGGAGCAACGTGAGCTCCTCTGACTTGATGTTCTTAAACTCCGAGATGCTTAATGCATTCTCGAGCGACCGGTTCTCAGCCCTGGAACCTTTCGAGGGGAACACCAACATGACAGCCGATCACAGGGTTGAGAATGACAGAAATCAAATAGGGAGGATCAAGGAGGAGATGGACAGGAAGAGGCTGTTTGAGAGCAAGTTGAGCTCAATCAATAAAACCGGCCTAATCTCGGGTCCTTCTACGAGGCCAGTAGCTGACACTGGGAATCAGTTATCGCCCACAAATGGTTCGAATATCATTTCTGATGTGGTAAAGAGGTCACAGTCGGAGATCACAGCGGTCTCGAGGTTTGGGGATTCGAATATAGGGAAGAGTGGGAGATACAGTGGAGGGAATAGAAAGGAGGACAGGAGGAGGCAGCTTTGGCTCCCAATTGCAAGAAGAACAGTTCAGTGGTTTGCTAACAGGGAGCGACGGTCTCGCTCACATCAGGACTCTCCGGATGTTAACACAATGAGGCAGACACCCGATTCGATTGCTGTGTAA